AGTTTCTTTTGCAAAAGTGTCGTTAATTAAGATCCAGCGGTGCACACATAGACTGAGTACGATATCGCCAAGATGAAATTTCTCTCCAGAGCAAAAAGTCTGTGAAGCTAGAGCCTTATCGAGAACTTCAAATAACTGATTCGTTTCTTGATAAGACTTGAAGATGAGTTCATGGTTTTGTTCTGCTGCTGGAACTCGCGTTAGGCCGATGAAGGCAGGACGCAAAACGGGCCACAGCGTACCCACTTGCCAGTCCATCCACTTTTCAGAGCCATATTGAGAGGCAATGTCTGCCGGAAAGCGTTTATTTTGGTTGTACTGCGAAGCTAGGTAACGCATGATTGTGTTGGACTCCCAAAGTACCAGCCCCTTATCTTCTAGTGTGGGAACTAAACCATTTGGATTGAGATTTAAGAACTCTGGTGTGCGCACTTTTCCAAACTGAAGGCCAGCATCAATACGCTCAAAATCGACGCCTTCTTTAAGGCCTAACTCGGCAAGACACCACAACACTTTTTGAACATTAATAGAGCTTTTCCGCCCCCATAAACGCATCATCTTTTTTCCTATCGAGTGATTTATTGCTTAGCTAGATTTAGCTTTAGAAAAATCCAAGCCAACGAATTTGCTGCTTGCAAATATGAGAGGTTCTTTTTCAGGATGATTTTTTAATTGAATCACTTTGGCAACAATAATGTTGTGATCGCCACCCGTATGAACCGAAACAGTTTCGCATTCATAGTAGGCTACACAGTCTTTAATTTGCGTTAAGCCACTATCGGTGCGTTGATGACCAATTTGGTCAAATTGATTTACTTTGACTGTTGCGAAGTGCATTGCTAGAGACTCTTGGGAGCGCTCTAACACGTGTATCAAATGCTTTTTGCCAACTTCGACCCAGGGCATAAAGCGAGAATGCTTCTTAAGACTCCACAGAATTAATGGTGGTTCTAAGGAGACGGTATTAAATGAGCTAATCGTGATGCCGTGTGGATTTTGCTCTTCATCGACGCAGGTGATGACAGTGACCCCAGTGGCAAAAGATGCGAATCCTTTGCGAAGCTCTTGCGATGTAAATGGGGCCATCTTTCTTTACTTGCTGTCTGTTTTAGGTGTTGATTCAATCGTAGTGCCTGGAATTGGAATCAATACCTCGTTTTCTTCAGCCTTTACACATTTAAAGCGATACTCTTTGCCAGCCTTGGATAGAAAGCTAGCGCCCTCATAAAAATCGTTTTTACAGGCCTTGGTAGCAAAATCCATGACATCTTGCGGACTTGCGCTAGAAGTGATCAGGCGCATATTGCCCATTGACATGTTAATTTCAGTGGAATAACAACCTGCGAGCAATAAGCTAGAAGTTGCGGTTAATAGTAGAATTTTTTTCATGGAAACCTCCATAATCGACAATGCTCGTTAGGATAAACCTATTACGTAAAAGCTGTGGGGAAAAGCTCCCCATACAGAAAAAGAAACGGGGAAAGAGACATGTTTAAAGCAATCTTGATTAACAAGGATGACCAAGGATATAGAGCTGAGCTTGGCCAGGCTGATGAAGCCAGTCTTCCAGAGGGTGATGTCAGGGTAAAAGTTCTGTATTCCACCCTTAATTACAAGGATGGTTTGGCTATTACTGGTAAAGGCCCTGTTGTGCGAAGCTTCCCTATGGTTCCTGGGATTGACTTTGCGGGAGAGGTCGTTGAGAGCGCTAGTCCTGACTTCAAGGCAGGCGATATGGTCCTTTTAAATGGTTGGGGAGTCGGAGAAGGTCATTGGGGTGGTTTAGCTCAGCAGGCTCGCGTTAAATCAGAATGGCTTATTCCGTTACCAAAAGGATTTACCGCAAAGCAAGCCCTTGCTATTGGCACTGCTGGATATACCGCCATGCTGTGTGTAATGGCTTTGCTAAAGCATGGACTCAAGCCAAGTGATGGGGAAGTTTTGGTCACCGGTGCAGCGGGTGGCGTCGGCAGCTTTGCAATCACTTTGTTAAGTAAGCTCGGGTTTACGGTAGTTGCTAGTACTGGGCGGATGGCTGAAGCGGATTACTTAAAAAAACTAGGCGCTAGCGAAGTCATTGATCGTGCAAGCTTGTCAGCACCAGGCAAACCTTTAGCTAAAGAGCGTTGGGCTGCGGTACTAGACAGTGTTGGTAGTCATACCCTTGCAAATGCTTGTGCACAAACCAAGAGTAATGGTGCAGTAGCTGCTTGCGGGCTTGCTCAGGGAATGGACTTTCCCTCTAGCGTCGCCCCATTTATTTTGCGAGGTGTAACTCTTTATGGAATTAATAGCGTTACAGTGCCACGTGAAAAACGAATTGCCGCTTATGAGCAGTTAAGTAAATTAGTGGATTTGAAGACGCTTGATGAAATTTCTCAAGAAATTACTTTGGAAGAATCTTTAAAGTATGCGCAGGAGTTGATGCTTGGCAATGTGCGTGGTCGTTTGATTGTGGATGTGAATCGCTAACGGGTGATGGGCAGAGTCGCTCACTCAATGGCTTGTAACTTTCGAGCAGTGATTGTCTCCCAAATTTTCAGCTTGTCATCATTCGGCAGTTCCGACCAATCTGCGATTTCAGAAAGCGTGCGATAACAGCCGCGACAATAGCCATTTTCGGGGTTAATGTCGCACCAATTAACGCAGGGTGATGGAATCGGTGTCAATACGATCCTTAATGCAATAAACAAGAAATATGAATATGAGTAATCAACAGCAAACCACAAATGAGGCCGCCATTCATTATCCATTAGGCGATCTGCTTCCACCAGTTGGTCAAAGCATCGAGGTTGCCCCTGGAGTTCGTTGGTTGCGCATGCGGCTCCCTTTTGCTTTAGACCATATTAATCTTTGGTTATTGCACGATCAATTCAATGGGGTTGAGGGCTGGACAATTGTGGACTGCGGTATTGCCAATGATGAAACGAAAGCATCGTGGGAGGCTATTTTTGCAACTCAATTAGAGGGCTTGCCAGTATTGCGTGTGATTGTGACGCATATGCACCCAGATCATGTTGGTTTGTCTCAATGGTTATGTGAGAAATGGAATGCTCCTTTGTGGATCTCAATGACCGACTATTTGACGGCGCAATGGTTAAGTTGCAAAGAAGGTGGTGCAGCTGTTGGTGCGCGTGCAGGTGGCGGTGGTTCTGCCGATCATTTTCAAAAGCATGGTTTAACCGCACCAGAGGATCTGGAAAAAATTCGGGCACGATCAAACTACTACAGCAATATGGTTCCTGGTGTGCCCCGCCAATATCGCCGCATCCTTGATGGCGAGTGCATTTCCATTGGCGGAAATGATTGGCAAGTCATTATGGGTTATGGGCATGCGCCAGAGCATGCATCACTATTTTGTAAAAACTTGAAGGTATTGATTTCAGGGGATATGCTGTTGCCGCGGATCTCTACGAACGTCAGCGTTTATGATGCGGACCCCGATGCAGATCCATTGGGCTTGTACCTGCAATCTCTGGCAAAGTATTTGCCTTTACCGGATGACACATTAGTACTGCCATCCCATGGCAAACCTTTTGTTGGAATTAGGCCCAGAATTGCGCAGTTAAATGCTCACCATGATGAGCGCTTGGCCGACGCATTGGGAGCATGCCAAAAGCCAATTACTGCTCGCGAAATTGTTCCAGTGTTATTTAAGCGAGAACTCGATATTCATCAACTCACTTTTGCAATGGGCGAGGCTATTGCTCATCTGAATTACCTACTTCGTCGAGGTAAGTTGGATCGCCAACTTTGCGAGGACGGCGTGTTGCGGTTTTGCGCGGTTTAGCTTTTGTTGTTTTAGGACTCTCGCTAGACTCCGATTTGGGTGTGGCTGCAGCGCTTGCCGCAGAGACTGCATCCCCAAATGATTTCAGGGCCATCATCGTTGCATGCTGTACTTCCAGCCCCTGAATCGTCGACTTCAGAATATTGAGGTTGAGATTGAGCCAGTTTTCAACGCTTTTCAGATCCTTGATACGTTTCTCAAGTTCCTCGATATCCATGCCTGGAAAGGCGGCTCCTAAGCCACCAGCCGCTTTTGAGGCATCTGTGGTGAAAGGAAACTGTCCAGCTTGGCCTGCTGCGCCCTGTCCCCACATGGTTTTAAACATCTCAAGACTTTGATTGAATTCGGGAATGGTTCCAAACATGGCGGCTCCAAGGTAAATAAAAAGTGGCTTTTCCAATAGAATAAGGGATTCTAGAGATCAATCCCGGTTAAGCAATGCAATTTAATGGTTTGTCCCAGCCTTACACCCGTGGCAAGGCGCTTCCTGAGCTTTTAAAGCAGCGCATCCTCATATTGGATGGCGCGATGGGAACCATGATTCAGCAATATAAGTTAACTGAAGCCGATTACCGTGGTTTACCTGGCAATACTCGTTTTGCAGAGCACCCTGGTGATCTCAAGGGAAATAATGAGTTATTGGTACTGACGCAACCTCAAATTATTAGTGAGATTCATGAGAAGTATTTAGATGCGGGCGCCGACATTATTGAAACAAATACTTTTGGCGCAACCTCAGTAGCTCAAGAGGATTACAAAATGCCTGGCCTGGCGCGAGAGATGAATGAAGTCTCAGCAAAACTTGCACGCGCTGCTTGTGATAAATACAGTACCGCGGATAAGCCACGCTTTGCTGCTGGTGCGATTGGCCCAACTCCAAAAACTGCAAGTATTTCTCCTGATGTAAATGATCCAGGCGCTCGCAATATTACTTTTGATGCTTTACGCGCTTCATATCGCGAACAAATCGAAGGACTCTTTGCTGGCGGAGTGGATTTATTTTTAGTTGAAACCATTTTCGATACTCTGAATGCAAAAGCGGCATTGTTTGCGCTTGATGAATTTTTTGAAGAGACAGGCGAGCGTTTGCCAGTCATGATTTCTGGAACGGTAACGGATGCCTCCGGAAGAATTCTTTCTGGGCAAACCGTTGAGGCATTCTGGAATAGTTTGCGCCACATTAAGCCATTGACCTTTGGGCTCAACTGCGCTCTTGGTGCAGCCTTAATGCGCCCTTATATTGCCGAGCTAGCCCGTATTTGCGATGCGGCAGTGTCTTGCTATCCAAATGCAGGTTTACCTAACCCGATGAGTGACACAGGATTTGATGAGACTCCTGAAATTACTTCGGGGTTAGTAGATGGTTTTGCAAAGGATGGGCTTGTGAACCTAGTGGGTGGTTGTTGTGGCACCACGCCCGATCATATTCGCGCGATTGCGAATGCTGTTGCAAAACGTAAGCCGAGAGTTTTCTATCGCGAAGAGGCTGAAGAAGTATGAGTAAGGTAGAAAACAAAAATCAGAAGCAAATGATTCCAGCAATGAAGCTTTCTGGATTAGAGCCATTTAATGTGACTACGGATGTAGGCTTCGTCAATATTGGAGAGCGTACCAATGTGACGGGTTCTAAAGCGTTTGCACGAATGATTCTGAATAATCAATTTGATGAAGCGCTCGCGGTAGCGCGCCAACAAGTTGAAAATGGTGCCCAAGTCATTGACATCAATATGG
This DNA window, taken from Polynucleobacter sp. MWH-UH25E, encodes the following:
- a CDS encoding DUF1289 domain-containing protein translates to MDNEWRPHLWFAVDYSYSYFLFIALRIVLTPIPSPCVNWCDINPENGYCRGCYRTLSEIADWSELPNDDKLKIWETITARKLQAIE
- a CDS encoding MBL fold metallo-hydrolase; amino-acid sequence: MSNQQQTTNEAAIHYPLGDLLPPVGQSIEVAPGVRWLRMRLPFALDHINLWLLHDQFNGVEGWTIVDCGIANDETKASWEAIFATQLEGLPVLRVIVTHMHPDHVGLSQWLCEKWNAPLWISMTDYLTAQWLSCKEGGAAVGARAGGGGSADHFQKHGLTAPEDLEKIRARSNYYSNMVPGVPRQYRRILDGECISIGGNDWQVIMGYGHAPEHASLFCKNLKVLISGDMLLPRISTNVSVYDADPDADPLGLYLQSLAKYLPLPDDTLVLPSHGKPFVGIRPRIAQLNAHHDERLADALGACQKPITAREIVPVLFKRELDIHQLTFAMGEAIAHLNYLLRRGKLDRQLCEDGVLRFCAV
- a CDS encoding PhaM family polyhydroxyalkanoate granule multifunctional regulatory protein, with the protein product MFGTIPEFNQSLEMFKTMWGQGAAGQAGQFPFTTDASKAAGGLGAAFPGMDIEELEKRIKDLKSVENWLNLNLNILKSTIQGLEVQHATMMALKSFGDAVSAASAAATPKSESSESPKTTKAKPRKTATRRPRKVGDPTYLDEVGNSDEQ
- a CDS encoding MDR family oxidoreductase, giving the protein MFKAILINKDDQGYRAELGQADEASLPEGDVRVKVLYSTLNYKDGLAITGKGPVVRSFPMVPGIDFAGEVVESASPDFKAGDMVLLNGWGVGEGHWGGLAQQARVKSEWLIPLPKGFTAKQALAIGTAGYTAMLCVMALLKHGLKPSDGEVLVTGAAGGVGSFAITLLSKLGFTVVASTGRMAEADYLKKLGASEVIDRASLSAPGKPLAKERWAAVLDSVGSHTLANACAQTKSNGAVAACGLAQGMDFPSSVAPFILRGVTLYGINSVTVPREKRIAAYEQLSKLVDLKTLDEISQEITLEESLKYAQELMLGNVRGRLIVDVNR
- a CDS encoding flavin reductase family protein: MAPFTSQELRKGFASFATGVTVITCVDEEQNPHGITISSFNTVSLEPPLILWSLKKHSRFMPWVEVGKKHLIHVLERSQESLAMHFATVKVNQFDQIGHQRTDSGLTQIKDCVAYYECETVSVHTGGDHNIIVAKVIQLKNHPEKEPLIFASSKFVGLDFSKAKSS
- a CDS encoding glutathione S-transferase family protein yields the protein MMRLWGRKSSINVQKVLWCLAELGLKEGVDFERIDAGLQFGKVRTPEFLNLNPNGLVPTLEDKGLVLWESNTIMRYLASQYNQNKRFPADIASQYGSEKWMDWQVGTLWPVLRPAFIGLTRVPAAEQNHELIFKSYQETNQLFEVLDKALASQTFCSGEKFHLGDIVLSLCVHRWILINDTFAKETGARVNLQNIDRWLNQIKSETHFQEFAEKELNIINK
- a CDS encoding homocysteine S-methyltransferase family protein; the protein is MQFNGLSQPYTRGKALPELLKQRILILDGAMGTMIQQYKLTEADYRGLPGNTRFAEHPGDLKGNNELLVLTQPQIISEIHEKYLDAGADIIETNTFGATSVAQEDYKMPGLAREMNEVSAKLARAACDKYSTADKPRFAAGAIGPTPKTASISPDVNDPGARNITFDALRASYREQIEGLFAGGVDLFLVETIFDTLNAKAALFALDEFFEETGERLPVMISGTVTDASGRILSGQTVEAFWNSLRHIKPLTFGLNCALGAALMRPYIAELARICDAAVSCYPNAGLPNPMSDTGFDETPEITSGLVDGFAKDGLVNLVGGCCGTTPDHIRAIANAVAKRKPRVFYREEAEEV